The Pelodiscus sinensis isolate JC-2024 chromosome 5, ASM4963464v1, whole genome shotgun sequence genome includes a region encoding these proteins:
- the DCK gene encoding deoxycytidine kinase, whose protein sequence is MATPPKRGRAHGSIKKIAIEGNIAAGKSTFVNILKQASEEWEVVPEPVERWCNVQSCQEDYEELTTSQKNGGNVLQMMYEKPDRWAYTFQTYACLSRIRAQLNCLNGKIKEMENPVVFFERSVYSDRYIFASNLYESDCMNETEWTIYQDWHEWMNKQFGQSLQLDGIIYLRATPEKCLNRIYLRGRDEEQEIPVEYLEKLHYKHESWLQHRTLRTDFEYLEELPILTLDVNEDFKGNKDKYDDMIEKVKEFLSTL, encoded by the exons CTGCAGGAAAATCAACGTTTGTGAATATTCTGAAACAAGCTAGCGAAGAATGGGAAGTTGTTCCTGAGCCCGTAGAAAGATGGTGCAATGTTCAGAGCTGCCAAGAGGATTATGAG GAGCTGACGACATCACAGAAAAATGGGGGGAATGTGCTTCAGATGATGTATGAGAAACCCGACCGGTGGGCATACACTTTCCAGACCTACGCCTGCTTGAGCAGAATCCGGGCTCAGCTCAACTGCCTTAATGGGAAAATTAAAGAGATGGAGAACCCTGTGGTCTTCTTCGAGCGATCTGTGTATAGTGACAG GTATATTTTTGCATCGAATTTATATGAATCTGATTGCATGAATGAGACTGAATGGACTATTTACCAAGATTGGCATGAATGGATGAATAAGCAGTTTGGTCAAAGCCTTCAACTGGATGGAATTATTTATCTCAGAGCCACTCCTGAG AAATGCTTAAATAGGATTTACTTGCGTGGAAGAGATGAAGAACAAGAAATTCCTGTTGAATATCTGGAGAAGCTTCACTACAAACATGAAAGCTGGCTTCAACATAGAACATTGCG GACGGATTTTGAATACCTGGAAGAACTACCTATCTTAACACTGGATGTTAATGAAGATTTCAAAGGCAACAAAGACAAGTATGATGATATGATTGAAAAG GTCAAGGAATTTTTGAGCACTTTATAA